From a single Marinobacter sp. THAF197a genomic region:
- the znuC gene encoding zinc ABC transporter ATP-binding protein ZnuC, whose protein sequence is MPDALVQLNQLTVQFDDRPVVDRVEMTVRRGDIITIIGPNGAGKTTLIKAVLGIQKPSSGKVSLAKELVIGYVPQHLSLEATLPLSVRRFMLLSGRSGAECEAALERTGVRHLLDASVHHLSGGEKQRLLLARALARRPDLLVLDEPAQGVDINGQAALYDLIRQLRDELNCGVIMISHDLHLVMAATDKVICLNQHVCCSGYPADISHDPAFIETFGHQVAESLAVYHHHHNHRHNLHGDIVTSTDVQGACDHEHH, encoded by the coding sequence ATGCCTGATGCCCTGGTACAGCTGAATCAGCTGACCGTGCAGTTCGATGACCGCCCGGTGGTGGACCGGGTTGAAATGACGGTTCGCAGGGGCGACATCATCACCATTATTGGCCCCAATGGCGCCGGAAAGACCACCCTGATCAAAGCCGTTCTGGGCATCCAGAAACCCAGTTCCGGCAAGGTCTCACTCGCTAAGGAGCTGGTCATTGGCTATGTACCCCAGCATCTGTCACTGGAGGCGACCCTGCCCCTGAGCGTACGCCGGTTCATGCTGTTGAGCGGCCGTTCCGGGGCCGAATGCGAGGCCGCCCTGGAGCGCACCGGTGTGCGGCACCTGCTGGATGCCTCGGTGCATCACCTGTCAGGCGGCGAAAAGCAGCGTTTGTTGCTGGCTCGGGCACTGGCACGGCGACCGGACCTTCTGGTGCTGGACGAACCCGCCCAGGGCGTCGATATCAACGGCCAGGCGGCCCTGTATGACCTGATCCGCCAACTGCGGGATGAGCTCAATTGCGGCGTGATCATGATTTCCCATGACTTGCACCTGGTCATGGCGGCCACCGACAAGGTTATCTGCCTGAACCAGCACGTGTGTTGCAGCGGTTACCCGGCCGACATTTCTCACGATCCGGCGTTTATCGAGACCTTTGGCCACCAGGTGGCAGAATCTCTCGCGGTCTATCACCACCATCACAACCACCGCCATAACCTGCACGGTGACATTGTGACCAGCACAGACGTTCAGGGAGCCTGTGACCATGAGCATCATTGA
- the folE gene encoding GTP cyclohydrolase I FolE, giving the protein MTLPLDDLAGHYRAIIEGLGENADREGLQDTPMRAAKAMQFLTRGYQQDLADLVNNAVFESAMDEMVVVQDIELYSMCEHHMLPFIGKCHIAYLPQGRVLGLSKFARIVDMYARRLQIQENLTRQIAEAVESVTNAKGVAVVIEAQHMCMMMRGVEKQNSRMKTSMMLGQFRKSQATRTEFLTLIGNNR; this is encoded by the coding sequence ATGACCTTACCTCTGGACGACCTTGCTGGTCACTACCGCGCCATCATTGAAGGCCTCGGCGAAAATGCCGACCGCGAAGGTCTTCAGGACACTCCGATGCGGGCCGCCAAGGCCATGCAGTTCCTGACCCGGGGTTACCAGCAGGATCTTGCCGACCTGGTCAATAATGCGGTGTTTGAATCCGCCATGGACGAAATGGTGGTGGTCCAGGACATCGAGCTGTACAGCATGTGTGAACACCACATGCTGCCGTTCATCGGAAAATGCCACATCGCCTATCTGCCCCAGGGCAGGGTACTGGGCCTGTCCAAGTTTGCTCGCATTGTGGACATGTATGCCCGCCGCCTGCAGATTCAGGAGAACCTGACCCGCCAGATCGCGGAAGCGGTGGAAAGCGTTACCAATGCCAAAGGTGTCGCCGTGGTTATCGAGGCCCAGCACATGTGCATGATGATGCGGGGCGTGGAGAAACAGAACTCCCGCATGAAAACCTCGATGATGCTGGGACAGTTCCGGAAATCACAGGCCACACGTACCGAATTTCTTACCCTGATTGGCAACAATCGCTGA
- a CDS encoding Fur family transcriptional regulator → MPERALPYRPHNHEACVSQALADARAICRQQNARLTPIRERVLELIWQSHKPLGAYDILAMLGTEGHNAAPPTVYRALDFLLQYGLVHRIASLNAFTGCTHAGEHHRGTFLICRQCSNVLELDVPEVMGAVEAAAAAVAFRPEEVTLEIAGLCPRCQGGSGHA, encoded by the coding sequence ATGCCCGAACGCGCGCTTCCTTATCGCCCGCACAACCACGAGGCCTGTGTCAGCCAGGCCCTGGCGGATGCCCGGGCCATTTGCCGACAGCAGAATGCCCGCCTTACTCCCATTCGTGAGCGGGTTCTGGAACTGATCTGGCAATCTCACAAGCCCCTCGGGGCCTATGACATTCTTGCCATGCTGGGTACTGAGGGCCACAACGCAGCCCCGCCCACCGTGTATCGGGCTCTGGATTTTCTGTTGCAGTATGGCCTGGTGCACCGAATTGCCTCCCTCAACGCCTTTACCGGCTGCACCCATGCTGGCGAACACCACCGGGGTACCTTCCTGATCTGCCGGCAATGCAGCAATGTGCTTGAACTCGATGTCCCGGAGGTCATGGGGGCGGTAGAGGCGGCAGCGGCTGCCGTCGCCTTCCGGCCCGAAGAAGTCACTCTGGAAATCGCTGGTCTGTGCCCCCGGTGCCAAGGGGGTTCTGGCCATGCCTGA
- a CDS encoding GGDEF domain-containing protein, which produces MNLFASPDTMATNPTLAVLGFKRQLVYHLHIWAFIAVAPLVMVQWQHGNFLLSALLILFCVNAALVILFLRLRSVYFLKGRLFPILAVVCAAYSTSINGHAGLYWAYPAAIALFFLLPLKEAIVCNIIFVSVMAVVSFLQFPEADFWRITFSLGLSCLFAMIFAWLVGRLQQELTRLATTDPLTGCLNRSQLADILNSQIQLRERYERVSSLVLIDLDYFKTINDRWGHLAGDRVLKEMTIRLRKRLRESDQLFRIGGEEFMVVLPETRQKDADTLAHQLLTSISARPFLDDIKLTASASVAEVCRGETWSVWLNRADQALYDAKAKGRNQVVNAARPSNEPAHTAGPSTPASDTSAAI; this is translated from the coding sequence GTGAACCTTTTTGCCTCGCCGGATACCATGGCGACCAATCCAACCCTTGCAGTATTGGGCTTCAAACGTCAGCTGGTGTATCACCTGCACATCTGGGCCTTTATCGCCGTGGCACCGCTGGTGATGGTGCAATGGCAACACGGTAACTTTCTGCTGTCTGCCCTGCTGATTCTGTTCTGTGTCAACGCAGCGCTGGTGATTCTGTTCCTGCGCTTGCGCAGCGTCTATTTTCTGAAAGGGCGACTGTTTCCGATTCTGGCCGTGGTCTGCGCGGCCTACTCGACGTCCATTAACGGTCACGCCGGTCTTTACTGGGCCTATCCGGCAGCTATCGCACTGTTTTTCCTGTTACCGCTGAAAGAAGCCATTGTCTGCAATATCATTTTTGTCAGCGTCATGGCCGTGGTGTCATTCCTTCAGTTTCCCGAAGCCGATTTCTGGCGGATCACCTTCTCCCTGGGGCTGAGTTGCCTGTTTGCCATGATCTTCGCCTGGCTGGTGGGCAGGCTCCAGCAGGAGCTGACCCGACTGGCCACGACTGACCCGCTCACCGGCTGCCTGAACCGCTCTCAGCTGGCCGACATTCTGAACAGCCAGATTCAGCTGCGGGAGCGCTATGAGAGGGTGTCCAGCCTGGTGCTGATTGATCTGGATTATTTCAAGACCATCAATGACCGCTGGGGGCACCTGGCCGGCGACCGGGTGCTTAAGGAAATGACCATCCGGCTGCGCAAGCGACTGCGGGAAAGTGATCAGCTGTTCCGCATTGGCGGCGAAGAGTTCATGGTCGTGTTGCCGGAAACCCGCCAGAAAGATGCCGACACCCTGGCCCATCAGTTACTGACCAGCATCAGTGCCAGGCCGTTCCTGGATGACATAAAGCTGACCGCCAGTGCCAGCGTAGCGGAAGTGTGCCGTGGCGAGACCTGGTCGGTTTGGCTGAACCGTGCGGATCAGGCGCTGTATGACGCCAAGGCAAAGGGCCGCAATCAGGTGGTCAATGCGGCCCGGCCATCCAATGAACCAGCGCACACCGCGGGGCCATCAACCCCGGCCAGTGATACCAGCGCGGCGATTTGA
- a CDS encoding alpha/beta fold hydrolase, whose product MEQVIPGSQIRADSRQDTYTLEAWQQAGKWFSYDGHAIFSRMAGKGSPLVLLHGFPTASWDWSRLWPMLASGHQLLAVDMLGFGFSDKPRNYVYSIEDQADLIQGWIEGLGLDSLHLFAHDYGSSVAQELLARDQEGALSFDITSVCLLNGGLFPEVHSPLFIQKVLKSPLGGLISRGLTRGSFERNFRRLFGDRNPPAQQDLEDFWHLLTYNNGRGILHELIQFMEERRCHRNRWVGALQNAQQPMRLISGAADPVSGAATVRRYRELIRNPDVISLRNIGHYPHFESPWDVFSAYRDFRAGLES is encoded by the coding sequence ATGGAGCAGGTAATACCCGGTTCACAAATCAGGGCAGACAGCCGCCAGGATACCTATACCCTCGAGGCCTGGCAGCAGGCCGGTAAATGGTTCAGCTACGATGGCCACGCCATCTTCAGTCGCATGGCCGGCAAGGGCTCGCCGCTGGTGCTTCTGCACGGTTTTCCGACCGCCAGCTGGGACTGGAGCCGGTTATGGCCGATGCTGGCGTCCGGCCACCAACTACTGGCTGTCGATATGCTCGGCTTCGGGTTTTCCGACAAGCCCCGCAACTATGTTTACAGTATTGAGGACCAGGCGGATCTGATCCAGGGCTGGATAGAAGGTCTGGGGTTGGATTCGTTGCACCTGTTCGCCCACGACTACGGCTCTTCGGTTGCCCAGGAGCTGTTGGCCAGGGACCAGGAAGGGGCTTTGTCTTTCGACATCACCAGCGTGTGTTTGCTGAACGGTGGTCTGTTTCCCGAGGTGCACAGCCCGCTGTTTATCCAGAAAGTTCTGAAGAGTCCCCTTGGTGGACTGATCAGCCGGGGGCTTACCCGGGGTAGCTTCGAACGGAATTTCCGCCGGTTGTTTGGTGACCGGAATCCTCCGGCCCAGCAGGATCTGGAGGATTTCTGGCATCTTCTCACTTACAACAATGGCCGTGGGATCCTGCATGAACTGATTCAGTTTATGGAGGAACGTCGTTGCCATCGAAATCGCTGGGTGGGGGCTCTGCAGAATGCTCAACAGCCGATGCGCCTGATCTCCGGCGCTGCAGATCCGGTTTCGGGCGCGGCCACGGTGCGGCGCTACCGGGAGTTGATCCGGAATCCGGACGTCATCAGTCTCCGGAATATCGGCCACTACCCGCACTTCGAATCGCCCTGGGATGTATTCAGTGCTTACCGGGATTTCCGCGCCGGGCTTGAGTCCTGA
- the folX gene encoding dihydroneopterin triphosphate 2'-epimerase, protein MTTMTGDHLARVRIKNLLLRAFIGIKEEEINNQQDVVINVTLRYDASAAIDQNEISAALNYRTITKQIIGHVDGNSFALLERLTHEVLEIVMEHQAVQWAQVEIDKPHALRYAESVSVCLEAHR, encoded by the coding sequence ATGACAACCATGACTGGTGATCACCTGGCCCGTGTCAGGATCAAGAACCTTCTGCTGCGTGCCTTCATTGGCATCAAGGAAGAAGAGATCAACAATCAGCAGGATGTGGTGATCAACGTCACCCTTCGCTACGATGCCTCCGCCGCCATTGACCAGAACGAAATCTCCGCTGCCCTGAATTACCGCACCATCACCAAGCAAATCATCGGGCATGTGGACGGCAACAGTTTTGCTCTACTGGAACGGCTGACCCACGAAGTTCTCGAAATTGTGATGGAGCATCAGGCCGTGCAGTGGGCACAGGTAGAAATCGACAAGCCGCACGCGTTACGCTATGCGGAATCGGTCTCTGTCTGTCTTGAGGCCCATCGTTAA
- a CDS encoding chemotaxis protein CheB: MAGQSGRPGVGIVSDVVLQRHRLQAATGKFGLEVSFSGDPSRLMDYPEFPDACLWLVTLEDEADHPTLFDHLLENTDAPVLFGVDQAPKPGSTDYFRWERRLVDKLEQQLGHLEALDTASDLEELVETTPAPHSAPELPRWIAPAAPGSLAEDVWVLGASLGGPAAVKTFLDNLPPGLPVGFVYAQHIDGNFTEVLTRVLGRHAHYQLKRAEQGYRVRNGDVVLLPVEREWAFDTQGQLTERNTPWPGPYGPSIDQVLLNVADYYGKRCHAILFSGMGNDGAIAAPMLKAYGSRIWVQESKSCGNSSMPDSVAATGCSSFCGTPEQLAKELVKTIENNCLLKGRQKRDSA, translated from the coding sequence ATGGCCGGCCAATCTGGCCGGCCCGGGGTCGGGATTGTTTCCGATGTGGTCCTGCAACGCCACCGGTTGCAGGCCGCCACCGGTAAATTCGGCCTGGAAGTGTCATTTTCCGGCGATCCGTCCCGACTGATGGACTATCCGGAATTCCCGGATGCGTGCCTGTGGCTGGTCACTCTGGAAGACGAGGCAGACCATCCAACGCTGTTTGATCATTTGCTGGAAAATACCGACGCTCCGGTACTCTTCGGGGTTGATCAGGCGCCCAAACCCGGCAGTACCGACTATTTCCGTTGGGAACGACGGCTTGTGGACAAGCTGGAGCAGCAACTTGGCCACCTGGAGGCACTGGACACCGCCAGCGATCTGGAAGAATTGGTGGAGACCACACCGGCGCCTCATTCGGCACCGGAACTGCCTCGTTGGATTGCCCCGGCGGCGCCAGGCTCATTGGCAGAGGATGTCTGGGTGCTGGGCGCTTCCCTGGGCGGACCCGCTGCCGTCAAAACGTTTCTGGACAATCTGCCACCGGGATTGCCGGTGGGCTTTGTGTACGCGCAGCATATTGATGGCAACTTCACCGAGGTACTGACCCGGGTTCTTGGGCGACATGCCCACTACCAGCTCAAACGGGCGGAACAAGGCTACCGGGTACGAAACGGTGATGTGGTGCTGTTGCCGGTTGAGCGGGAATGGGCGTTCGACACCCAGGGCCAACTGACAGAACGCAACACTCCCTGGCCTGGTCCCTATGGCCCGTCCATCGACCAGGTCTTGCTTAACGTCGCCGATTACTACGGCAAGCGTTGCCACGCCATCCTGTTTTCCGGCATGGGCAACGATGGCGCCATTGCAGCGCCCATGCTTAAAGCCTACGGCAGTCGCATCTGGGTGCAGGAAAGCAAGAGTTGTGGCAACAGTTCGATGCCGGATTCGGTCGCCGCTACCGGCTGCAGCAGCTTCTGCGGCACACCGGAGCAACTGGCGAAGGAACTGGTGAAAACCATTGAGAACAACTGCCTGCTCAAAGGCCGGCAGAAACGGGATTCCGCCTGA
- a CDS encoding patatin-like phospholipase family protein, which translates to MTAIQIRTPALTIRAGRRALQRLRDKPLTPADVHVIPGAAGGPKALGISGLDKAIFGDWLPRAPQERVLIGSSIGSWRFAAIASSDDPKGQLARLAELYTSQRFAKGVSAAEVSRKSVLFLEELLGGREEFILNHPWYRLNVVVVRSLGLLEHDARGRLGLGLMSAISANMVSRRHLGRFMERGIVHDARIRTPVSKLVDFPSHEVALSADNLLPALLASASIPLVMSGVRNIPGAPDGVYRDGGLLDYHLDLPYEQPGIILYPHFTDKVVPGWFDKTLPWRRGDATRLQDVLLVSPSRAYLDSLPDRKLPDRKDFEKYLGDDSGRERSWRASIAESDRLGDEFLELVESGRLLDQVQPL; encoded by the coding sequence ATGACCGCAATCCAGATCCGAACACCGGCGCTGACCATCCGGGCTGGGCGACGGGCCCTTCAGCGCCTGAGGGACAAGCCGTTAACACCGGCTGATGTCCACGTGATACCCGGTGCCGCCGGTGGCCCGAAAGCCCTGGGAATCAGCGGTCTGGACAAGGCCATCTTCGGTGACTGGTTACCCCGGGCACCGCAAGAGCGGGTGCTGATTGGCTCGTCCATCGGCAGCTGGCGGTTCGCGGCGATTGCTTCATCCGACGATCCGAAAGGCCAACTGGCCAGGCTGGCGGAACTCTATACCAGCCAGCGTTTTGCCAAAGGTGTCAGTGCCGCCGAGGTATCTCGAAAAAGCGTTCTTTTTCTGGAAGAGTTGCTGGGCGGTCGGGAGGAGTTCATCCTCAACCACCCCTGGTACCGGCTTAATGTGGTGGTTGTGCGCAGCCTGGGCTTGCTGGAACACGACGCCAGGGGCCGCCTGGGTCTGGGCCTGATGAGTGCAATCAGCGCCAATATGGTCAGTCGTCGCCACCTTGGCCGATTCATGGAGCGAGGTATCGTGCACGATGCCCGCATCAGGACGCCGGTGTCCAAGCTGGTGGATTTTCCCAGCCATGAAGTGGCGCTGTCCGCGGACAATCTGCTGCCTGCGCTACTGGCCTCAGCTTCGATTCCGCTGGTTATGTCCGGTGTTCGGAATATTCCCGGAGCCCCGGATGGCGTCTACCGGGATGGCGGGTTGCTGGACTACCACCTGGATCTGCCCTACGAGCAACCGGGCATCATCCTGTACCCGCACTTTACCGACAAGGTAGTGCCGGGTTGGTTTGACAAGACCTTGCCGTGGCGCCGGGGCGATGCCACCCGATTGCAGGATGTGCTGCTGGTCTCTCCGTCCCGGGCGTATCTGGACAGCCTGCCGGACCGCAAACTGCCAGACCGTAAAGACTTCGAAAAGTACCTTGGCGACGATTCAGGCCGTGAACGATCCTGGCGCGCATCCATTGCTGAGAGTGACCGGCTGGGGGACGAGTTTCTCGAACTTGTGGAGAGCGGGCGCCTGCTGGATCAGGTTCAGCCATTGTAG
- a CDS encoding chemotaxis protein CheW translates to MKENSQSLSCVMIPVSDRQLLLPNVSIAEVVDFYSTDAGASTPEWLVGFLDWRGLTLPVISYDAANGGILTVPGDNRGRIIVLNTIGDGHQQAPFMALVTQGIPSQARLVEEQVRKLDGEAGPADLMQVEVDGEAAWIPNLEYLESLALTARH, encoded by the coding sequence ATGAAAGAGAACAGCCAGTCCCTCTCCTGTGTCATGATTCCGGTCAGTGACCGGCAACTATTGCTACCCAACGTGTCGATCGCGGAAGTGGTGGACTTTTACAGCACCGACGCCGGCGCCAGTACCCCGGAATGGCTGGTAGGCTTTCTGGACTGGCGTGGCCTTACCCTGCCGGTCATATCCTATGACGCGGCCAACGGCGGGATCCTGACCGTACCCGGAGACAACCGGGGCAGAATCATTGTGCTCAACACCATCGGTGATGGCCATCAGCAGGCCCCGTTCATGGCGTTGGTCACCCAGGGCATTCCCAGCCAGGCCCGACTGGTGGAAGAGCAAGTCCGGAAACTGGACGGCGAAGCCGGACCGGCCGACCTCATGCAGGTGGAAGTCGACGGCGAAGCCGCCTGGATTCCCAACCTCGAGTACCTGGAGTCACTGGCGCTAACCGCCAGACACTGA
- a CDS encoding PAS domain-containing protein, with translation MDSDLSDIPDPGPRRPVLWPGLWGPAVILVCGVILSLLTARLASDMAHQLAHQHYQALHQSLVSQVVVHLARQSQADDQLQELRDTLATGLHDGISLRIDTLERHTKKPLIQLGSARHPAGNDALRTELQTNGRHWMVTTWPDSRLLASPARRMGWLVGASGGMITAVATLLALALCRQAARKDDNGHRLAGLNRIADQRITNLQVEKNVLRQALNDSESRSRDLVALSGAIVSELDEQGQIGFVSAQVADVLGLAPSDLINRPFSELLAEPDRERFYQCLAAARQETTLARVDVNLLHRSAERTVPAVVRVMVLKDPIHGVTGFRLSALNIANGYNG, from the coding sequence ATGGACAGCGACCTCTCTGACATCCCTGATCCGGGCCCACGCCGGCCAGTCCTCTGGCCCGGGCTCTGGGGCCCGGCGGTCATTCTGGTCTGCGGCGTTATTCTGAGCCTCCTGACGGCCCGCCTTGCCTCAGACATGGCTCATCAGCTTGCCCACCAGCATTATCAGGCCCTGCACCAATCCCTGGTCAGCCAGGTGGTCGTCCATCTTGCCCGGCAATCGCAGGCAGACGACCAGCTTCAAGAGCTCCGGGATACCCTGGCAACCGGACTTCATGACGGCATCAGTCTCAGGATCGATACCCTGGAGCGCCACACCAAGAAACCACTGATACAGCTGGGCAGCGCCCGACATCCGGCGGGTAATGACGCCCTGAGAACCGAATTGCAGACCAATGGCCGGCACTGGATGGTGACCACCTGGCCGGATTCCCGGTTGCTGGCGTCGCCGGCACGGCGTATGGGGTGGCTCGTTGGCGCCAGTGGCGGGATGATTACCGCCGTAGCAACGCTGCTCGCCCTGGCCCTCTGCCGGCAGGCTGCCCGGAAAGACGACAACGGTCATCGGTTGGCCGGGCTGAACAGGATCGCTGATCAACGGATCACCAACTTGCAGGTCGAGAAAAACGTGCTGCGCCAGGCACTGAATGACAGCGAATCCCGCAGTCGGGACCTGGTCGCGCTGTCGGGAGCCATTGTCAGCGAACTGGATGAACAGGGGCAGATAGGATTCGTATCGGCACAGGTAGCGGATGTGCTGGGACTGGCGCCGTCAGATCTTATCAACCGGCCGTTCAGCGAACTTTTAGCCGAGCCCGACCGTGAACGGTTCTACCAGTGCCTGGCCGCAGCCCGGCAAGAAACCACCCTGGCCAGGGTAGATGTGAATTTGTTGCACCGCAGCGCCGAGCGGACGGTCCCGGCGGTGGTGCGGGTGATGGTACTGAAGGACCCGATCCACGGAGTGACAGGCTTCAGACTGAGCGCACTCAATATTGCCAATGGCTACAATGGCTGA
- a CDS encoding CoA-binding protein encodes MPSNAPDQIREILESVRTIALVGASEKTNRPSHEVMEYLQRQGYRVIPVNPRLAGQQVLGETVYADLASLPEPVDMAELFLAPQRTDAVIDQAIEQKIPVLWLQIGVINESGAARAEAAGLKVVMDRCPKQEIPKLGIRPIVEQA; translated from the coding sequence ATGCCCAGCAATGCCCCTGACCAGATCCGGGAAATTCTCGAATCTGTGCGTACCATTGCGTTGGTTGGTGCCAGCGAGAAAACCAACCGCCCCTCCCACGAAGTGATGGAATACCTGCAGCGCCAGGGCTACCGTGTGATCCCGGTAAATCCGCGCCTGGCCGGCCAGCAAGTGCTCGGTGAGACAGTGTACGCTGACCTGGCATCACTCCCGGAACCAGTAGACATGGCTGAGCTGTTCCTGGCCCCGCAACGTACCGATGCAGTGATTGACCAGGCTATTGAACAGAAGATTCCTGTACTCTGGCTGCAGATCGGCGTGATTAATGAGTCCGGTGCCGCCCGCGCCGAAGCCGCCGGGCTGAAGGTGGTCATGGACCGCTGCCCGAAACAGGAGATCCCGAAGCTTGGTATCAGGCCCATCGTCGAACAGGCCTGA
- the znuB gene encoding zinc ABC transporter permease subunit ZnuB codes for MSIIDSVLGDFFWRALLGGLGVALVAGPLGCFVVWRRMAYFGDTLAHSALLGIALSFLISIPLNLGVIITCVTIAVALVLLSRTRALATDTLLGILAHSALAIGLVTLSFMPDVRVDLTGLLFGDLLAMSRQDLLWIYGGAAFVLTLLAILWRGLLMSTIHEELARVEGIPVERLRLALMLMFSLVIAVAMKIVGVLLITALLIIPAATARRLARNPEHMMALAVVFGFIAVTGGLTLSWHLDSPAGPSVVVTAFLAFLLVYGTARSASR; via the coding sequence ATGAGCATCATTGATTCTGTGCTCGGGGATTTTTTCTGGCGGGCACTGCTGGGTGGACTGGGTGTTGCACTGGTGGCCGGCCCCCTGGGCTGCTTCGTAGTCTGGCGGCGAATGGCGTATTTTGGCGACACCCTTGCCCATTCCGCGTTACTCGGCATCGCCCTGAGTTTCCTGATCAGTATCCCACTGAACCTTGGGGTGATCATTACCTGCGTCACCATTGCTGTCGCTCTGGTCTTGCTCTCGCGCACTCGGGCCTTGGCCACCGACACCTTGCTGGGCATTCTCGCCCACAGTGCACTGGCCATCGGCCTGGTTACCCTGAGTTTCATGCCAGATGTGCGGGTTGACCTGACTGGCCTGCTGTTCGGTGACCTGCTGGCCATGAGCCGCCAGGACCTGCTGTGGATCTACGGCGGCGCGGCTTTCGTGTTGACCCTGCTGGCAATACTCTGGCGCGGGCTGTTGATGAGCACCATCCACGAGGAGTTGGCCCGGGTGGAGGGAATACCCGTGGAGCGTTTGCGGTTGGCGCTGATGCTGATGTTCTCCCTGGTGATTGCGGTGGCGATGAAGATTGTCGGGGTGCTGCTGATTACTGCCCTGTTAATCATTCCTGCGGCCACCGCCAGACGCCTGGCCAGAAATCCCGAACACATGATGGCGCTGGCGGTGGTATTCGGCTTTATCGCTGTGACCGGCGGCCTGACGCTGTCCTGGCACCTGGACTCTCCAGCCGGGCCATCGGTGGTGGTGACAGCCTTCCTGGCTTTTTTGCTGGTGTACGGTACCGCCCGGAGTGCCAGCCGATAA